From Actinoplanes oblitus, a single genomic window includes:
- a CDS encoding cation diffusion facilitator family transporter, whose protein sequence is MATHHHEHGHGHDGGTAMREWWHRLRHRLTPHSHDTADKVDPALESSRAGMRALWISLAVLTLTACVQAAIVAVSGSVALLGDTLHNLADALTAVPLGIAFLLGRRAATRAYTYGFGRAEDLAGVVIVLVIAASAAASALVAVRRLVEPQAMTHLPWVFAAGVAGFAGNELVARYRIAVGRRIGSAALVADGLHARTDGFASLAVVLAAAGAALGWRWADPVVGLLITAAILFVLKDAAREVYRRLMDRVDPDLVDRAERALRLIPGVRDISGLRMRWIGHHLHAEAAVVVDAHLSLIAAHEIAADAEHQLTHAVPRLTEATVHVDPATYPGAEHHLRISHRIGAS, encoded by the coding sequence ATGGCCACGCATCACCACGAGCACGGGCACGGGCACGACGGCGGCACCGCCATGCGGGAGTGGTGGCACCGGCTCCGGCACCGGCTGACGCCGCACTCGCACGACACCGCCGACAAGGTCGACCCGGCGCTGGAGTCCTCCCGGGCCGGCATGCGGGCACTGTGGATCTCCCTGGCCGTCCTGACCCTGACCGCTTGCGTCCAGGCCGCCATTGTCGCGGTCTCCGGCTCGGTGGCGCTGCTCGGCGACACCTTGCACAACCTCGCCGACGCGCTCACCGCCGTACCGCTGGGCATCGCCTTCCTGCTCGGCCGCCGGGCCGCGACCAGGGCGTACACCTATGGTTTCGGTCGTGCCGAAGATCTGGCCGGCGTCGTCATCGTCCTGGTGATCGCCGCCTCCGCGGCGGCCTCGGCGCTCGTCGCCGTGCGCCGCCTGGTCGAGCCGCAGGCGATGACCCATCTGCCCTGGGTGTTCGCGGCCGGCGTGGCCGGGTTCGCCGGCAACGAGCTGGTGGCGCGCTACCGGATCGCTGTCGGCCGGCGGATCGGCTCGGCCGCCCTGGTCGCCGACGGCCTGCACGCCCGCACCGACGGCTTCGCCTCCCTGGCCGTGGTCCTCGCCGCGGCCGGCGCCGCGCTGGGCTGGCGCTGGGCCGACCCGGTCGTCGGCCTGCTGATCACCGCGGCGATCCTGTTCGTTCTCAAGGACGCCGCCCGCGAGGTCTACCGACGCCTGATGGACCGGGTCGACCCGGACCTGGTCGACCGCGCCGAACGCGCGTTGCGGCTGATCCCCGGCGTGCGCGACATCTCCGGCCTGCGCATGCGCTGGATCGGTCACCACCTGCACGCCGAGGCCGCCGTGGTGGTCGACGCGCACCTCAGCCTGATCGCCGCCCACGAGATCGCCGCCGACGCCGAACACCAGCTCACCCACGCGGTGCCCAGGCTCACCGAGGCGACCGTCCACGTCGACCCGGCCACCTATCCGGGCGCCGAGCACCACCTGCGCATCTCACACCGAATCGGCGCCTCCTGA
- a CDS encoding ArsR/SmtB family transcription factor encodes MLSMLADPTRLRLLAALLPGERDVSALTAATGSARPAVSQHLGKLRLAGLVRVRREGRRQVYAVSGPHVARLVAEVLRAAARH; translated from the coding sequence ATGCTTTCGATGCTGGCCGACCCGACCCGCCTGCGGCTGCTGGCCGCCCTGCTCCCGGGCGAGCGGGACGTGTCGGCGCTGACCGCCGCGACCGGCTCGGCCCGCCCGGCGGTCTCTCAGCACCTCGGCAAGCTGCGGCTGGCCGGCCTGGTCCGGGTCCGCCGGGAGGGGCGCCGCCAGGTGTACGCGGTGTCCGGCCCGCACGTCGCCCGCCTGGTCGCCGAGGTCCTGCGCGCGGCGGCGCGGCACTGA
- a CDS encoding sulfite exporter TauE/SafE family protein, whose protein sequence is MLAVALILGVAACAQVVTGFGYSLLSVPLLGLVVGPVDAVVGSTILVLFVNLVMAVRDRSHVRWAVARTVLVAGLPGLPIGLWLLHVLTARTLSVLIAVVVLAGTVAIGAGLRIRPRSLTLAAAGLLSGVLTTSAGVNGPPMAAVFSAMGLPPRPFRATLAAVFAVAGLGAVAGFAVTGQITSTAWLVTMVGGPAVVAGWLAGDRIFTRLTNFRTVVLCALVLASLTTLGRAVAG, encoded by the coding sequence ATGCTCGCCGTGGCCCTGATCCTCGGCGTCGCCGCGTGCGCGCAGGTGGTCACCGGATTCGGGTACTCGCTGCTCTCCGTGCCGCTGCTCGGCCTGGTCGTCGGGCCGGTGGACGCCGTGGTCGGCTCCACGATCCTGGTGCTCTTCGTCAACCTGGTGATGGCGGTCCGGGATCGATCGCACGTCAGGTGGGCCGTCGCGCGGACCGTGCTCGTCGCCGGCCTGCCCGGCCTGCCGATCGGCCTCTGGCTGCTGCACGTGCTCACGGCCCGGACTCTCAGCGTCCTGATCGCCGTGGTGGTGCTGGCCGGCACCGTCGCGATCGGGGCCGGGCTGCGGATCCGACCGCGATCCCTGACGCTCGCCGCGGCCGGCCTGCTCTCCGGCGTGCTGACCACCTCGGCCGGGGTGAACGGCCCGCCGATGGCGGCGGTCTTCTCCGCGATGGGCCTGCCGCCGCGCCCGTTCCGCGCGACGCTCGCCGCGGTCTTCGCGGTGGCCGGGCTCGGCGCGGTGGCCGGGTTCGCGGTGACCGGGCAGATCACGTCCACCGCCTGGCTGGTCACCATGGTCGGCGGTCCGGCTGTCGTGGCCGGCTGGCTGGCCGGCGACCGGATCTTCACCAGGCTGACCAACTTCCGCACGGTGGTGCTGTGTGCGCTGGTGCTGGCCTCGCTGACCACGCTGGGCCGGGCCGTCGCGGGTTGA
- a CDS encoding DUF2975 domain-containing protein, translating to MKSLRRPDWLDELHGLLLVALVLTGIGTALGVVSILAGQPVEAQVAVTGGSAAGPPAGVTFGSWIAVDIVHPSAAQKGWALVAMLPRQLLIVAALALLWRVVGRARRSDPFGPGIAPAFHRLGLVLVLGGPVVWIVDFVARTRLSDSAGVGGTYAVLDFVVPLAWGFCGFGAFAIGEILRRGRAMRVDLDGVV from the coding sequence ATGAAGTCACTGCGCCGGCCCGACTGGCTCGACGAACTGCACGGGTTGCTGCTGGTCGCGCTGGTGCTGACCGGCATCGGCACGGCCCTCGGGGTGGTGTCGATCCTGGCCGGTCAGCCGGTCGAGGCCCAGGTCGCGGTGACCGGGGGGAGTGCCGCCGGCCCGCCGGCCGGGGTGACCTTCGGGTCCTGGATCGCGGTGGACATCGTGCACCCGTCGGCGGCGCAGAAGGGCTGGGCGCTCGTCGCGATGCTGCCACGGCAACTGCTGATCGTGGCGGCGCTGGCGCTGCTGTGGCGCGTGGTGGGGCGAGCCCGCCGGAGTGACCCGTTCGGCCCGGGCATCGCTCCCGCGTTCCACCGGCTCGGGCTGGTCCTGGTGCTGGGCGGGCCGGTCGTGTGGATCGTGGACTTCGTCGCCCGGACCCGGCTCAGCGACAGCGCCGGTGTCGGCGGGACGTACGCGGTCCTCGACTTCGTGGTGCCGCTGGCCTGGGGCTTCTGCGGGTTCGGGGCGTTCGCGATCGGGGAGATCCTGCGGCGCGGCCGGGCCATGCGGGTCGACCTCGACGGGGTGGTGTGA
- a CDS encoding helix-turn-helix domain-containing protein, whose translation MPPEEEHRVEVHLDKLLAERGLTLTELAERVGLTLANLSILKNGRARAIRFSTLTALCDVLRCQPGDLFTVREPVA comes from the coding sequence ATGCCACCGGAGGAGGAGCACCGGGTCGAGGTCCACCTCGACAAGCTGCTGGCGGAGCGCGGCCTGACGCTCACCGAACTGGCCGAGCGGGTCGGGCTGACGCTGGCCAACCTGTCGATTCTGAAGAACGGGCGGGCGCGGGCGATCCGGTTCAGCACGCTGACCGCGCTGTGCGACGTCCTGCGGTGCCAGCCGGGTGACCTGTTCACGGTTCGGGAGCCGGTCGCCTGA
- a CDS encoding GNAT family N-acetyltransferase, with translation MIELSAGLPPATLDAIAGLERRVVAADGGRLKLEWEALRGRGGQRAEDVLWWEGDRLLGFLGVYSHSAPTLELTGMVDPAARRRGIGTALLDAGLQLCARREHSAVQLVVPRSSAGGRVLAQRRGGKLEGSEHALRLPGEPVEVPADPRVTIRAAVPADQQAVREVSLRAFGWAPAATAAFDPHTLVVERDGALIGTIRLIPEPGGAGIYGFAIDPEYQGRGIGRDVLHRVCRTAATPVHLEVATGNDRALHLYTSLGFELVTTEDYYGLPGRLPMSS, from the coding sequence ATGATCGAACTTAGTGCGGGGCTGCCCCCGGCCACCCTCGACGCGATCGCCGGCCTGGAGCGCCGGGTCGTCGCCGCCGACGGTGGCCGGCTCAAGCTCGAATGGGAGGCTCTGCGCGGGCGCGGCGGGCAGCGGGCCGAGGACGTCCTGTGGTGGGAGGGCGACCGGCTTCTCGGCTTCCTGGGCGTCTACTCGCACAGCGCGCCCACCCTGGAGCTGACCGGCATGGTCGACCCGGCGGCCCGGCGGCGGGGGATCGGCACCGCGCTGCTCGACGCCGGCCTGCAGCTGTGCGCGCGGCGGGAACACTCGGCGGTCCAGCTGGTCGTGCCGCGCTCGTCGGCCGGCGGCCGGGTGCTCGCCCAGCGGCGTGGCGGCAAGCTGGAGGGCAGCGAGCACGCGCTGCGGTTGCCGGGCGAGCCGGTGGAGGTGCCGGCCGACCCGCGCGTCACGATCCGGGCCGCCGTCCCGGCCGACCAGCAGGCGGTGCGGGAGGTGTCGCTGCGGGCGTTCGGCTGGGCGCCGGCGGCCACGGCGGCGTTCGACCCGCACACCCTGGTGGTGGAACGCGACGGTGCGCTGATCGGCACGATCCGGCTGATCCCGGAGCCGGGCGGTGCCGGGATCTACGGCTTCGCCATCGACCCCGAGTATCAGGGCCGGGGGATCGGGCGGGACGTGCTGCACCGGGTGTGCCGGACGGCGGCGACACCCGTCCACCTGGAGGTGGCCACCGGCAACGACCGCGCGCTGCACCTCTACACCTCGCTCGGCTTCGAGCTGGTGACCACCGAGGACTACTACGGACTGCCTGGCCGGCTCCCGATGTCGTCCTGA
- a CDS encoding YciI family protein — translation MRTGRRRIAHVTGLESLGEPRDGGADRDGVEGSGPAAYRGRMWMVELGFEPAPERLAARPAHRELLSELHAAGTVRMAGPFADDSGAVIVLDTADPREVLANDPYFTTPGVTVVSVREWRPFLT, via the coding sequence GTGCGCACCGGGCGTCGCCGCATCGCGCACGTCACCGGCCTGGAGTCGCTCGGCGAGCCCCGGGACGGGGGCGCCGACCGGGACGGGGTCGAGGGGAGCGGGCCGGCGGCCTATCGTGGCCGGATGTGGATGGTGGAGCTGGGGTTCGAGCCGGCGCCGGAGCGGCTGGCGGCGCGGCCGGCGCATCGGGAGCTGCTGAGCGAGCTGCACGCGGCGGGGACCGTGCGGATGGCGGGGCCGTTCGCCGACGACTCCGGGGCGGTGATCGTGCTGGACACCGCCGATCCGCGGGAGGTGCTCGCGAACGATCCGTACTTCACCACGCCGGGTGTGACGGTGGTGAGCGTCCGG